The Oncorhynchus nerka isolate Pitt River linkage group LG3, Oner_Uvic_2.0, whole genome shotgun sequence genome includes the window tcctaattgacctaaaactgaatttttactaggattacatttCAGGAATAGTGAcactgagttcaaatgtatttggctaaagtgtatgtaaacttccgacttcaactgtatattgtaaCAACACTGGGTTTATATGCGAGGATATCAACTCTGCCGCTTGAGTATGCTTTTGGtccacagtcgatagcgcgctggaCTTCGGGCTTGAAGGCcaagggttcgagacctgctcagGTCGACttgcctgtaaaaaaaaaaaaaaacatgtcacgGTTGTGTGTGCAGGCTGGATAACGTTCTTGTCGATAGCTAGCCAACTTCAACTAACTCAGTCAAGGGCAACATTGAAACTGGAATGACAGTACACTAGTTGCATTTTCGTTTGTTTCGTCTTTTTGTCCTATTGGGATTTATTTGTATACGTCCATGATAATCACGTTGATGCGTGATTTCGACTGGTTCAGAAAAAGTACTCGCGTCATGTGGACACTGTTCATTCTCATCCAGCAGGGGGCAACCTTCTGCATAATGCTGACCTAAAATCGCCTTCTGTACCACACTGCGCGCTCTGCAGTCTGCAAAGATACGACACTGAGCCAGGGTTCCGCTTTTGGTGAGTAGGCTAGCCATATTGTCAGCTTTGTAGTATTGATAAAGTCATGTGGAAATGATAAATTCAGTCGGCCCTATTAACATAAGTGGTTGCTTTTTTGTTGTAATCTTGTGACTTCAGTGTCTGGGCAACTTGGTCGTTTTTGTCAGGtcgctaacgttagccagctagctagctacccagcGTTCTCTGACCACGCAGCTGTTAGCCTAGCTAACAGCCCAATAGGACAAAAAGACGAAACAAACGAAAATTCAACTAGTGTACTGTCATTCCAGTTTCAATGTTGCCCTTGACTGAGTTAGTTGAAGTTGGCTAGCTATCGACAAGAACTAGCTAACAGCCCTACCTTGATGTAATTAGCGAGCTAGGCTAAAACGACTCCGGTGATTTGTTCCTTTGTTCATTTTTGACATCTTTCTACTTTGTCTGAAAGCTGATACGAGTAGGCTAACAAACATCTGACATCTATTGTTCAATTGGGACTTGGTCTTTGGCTAACGTTAGCATTCTTGctaattaacgttagctagcagacaATGGTAATTTGTTAGCGATAGGTGGGGAATCAAATAGCAGAACTTTAAAATAGTTAACCAACGTTACTGTTAAGTTGTATTTTGTAAGACTAAAGATTTTGATAACTTTCTAAAGGGGAATAACTTACGCTAgttagctaggtaacgttagctagtagcTGTAGTTTAGTAACCCATCGAGTTGAGTTCACCATGCCAGGTAGTTGTTACATTAGCTAACGAAAATTACTAGCTATCTAACGTTGGTTGTGTTCGATTTAAAACCTCAGTGTGTAGTTTCCATGGTCACCAGCCAGGGTTATTAGCTAGTTGGCTTATTCATTGGTCCAACCATTGCATTTCAGAGAGAGAAATTCAATCTATAAAattgtctctgactctctcaccCCATCCCTCAGGAATAGAGTGATTGTGTCAGAAGTTTCAAAGCTTTTCATCATGGCGAGTCAGTCAATGGAGATCATGGCCAAAGCGCTGGAGCAGCAAGTGCTGCAGTCAGCCAGGATGGTGGAGGAGCAGTTGGACAAAGAGCTGGGGAAGCTGGAGCGCATGGATGACGACGAGATGGAAaagctgaaggagaggaggatggaggcccTCAAGAAATCCCAGAAACAGAAGCAGGTAGGTGGGAAGGGCTGAGGATCGCAATATGGTGGATGCCTAACAAGCATTTGCTTTAGTACATCAACCTACactggacacctgctcatcgaacatctcattcccccccccccccccccccgctataacagcctccactcttctgtgatGGCGTTATACTAGATTTTGGAactttgctgcagggacttgcatacattcagccacaagcattagtgaggttggaaaCTTATTTTTGGGTGgttaggtctggctcgcagtcggcgttccaattatttgatggggttgaggtcagtgctctgcaggccagtcaagttctaatgcaccgatcttgacaaaccatttctgtatggacctggctttgtgcacgggggagttctactgaaacaggaaagggccttccccaaactgttgccacaaagttggaagcacagaatctagggggccgaaccatgaaaaacagccagaCCATTATCCCGGGCAGCtcgagcagggcagaaatttgacgtactgacttgttggaaaggtggcatcctatgtccTATCCATGtttagtcactgagctcttcagtaaggccaatgtttgtctatggagatcgcatggctgtgtAGACTTTCATACACATATcggcaacaggtgtggctgaaatagcagaatctaTATATTttgaaggtgtccacatacttttgtgtgtgtatgtcataCCAGTAACAACTCATCATAGTTTCTGTGTGCTCTGTCCCATAAGGAGTGGCTGTCTAAAGGGCATGGGGAGTATAAGGAAATCCCCAGTGAGAAAGATTTCTTCCCAGAGGTGAAGGAGAGCAATCGTGTGGTCTGCCATTTCTACAGAGACTCCACCTTCAGGTTGGCAACACAGCAATGTTTTCCCATCTTCCTGTTTTTCTCTTGCCATTCCAGGCTGCAAAACATTTTACTGCTGCTAATGAATTGAGCCCTGCTCCGGAGTGAGCTTACCCTCCCAAAATCCCAAAGAAAGGATTAGAAGGGGATTTATTGCCCAGTAAACCTTAATTGCAGCTTCTACCAGGATCTTAACCCtgctgtctccttccccctgccttATAAAGATGCAAGATCCTGGACAAGCATCTGGGTATCCTGGCCAAGAAGCACCTGGAGACTAAGTTCATCAAGCTGAATGTGGAAAAGGCGCCGTTCCTGACAGAGAGGCTGCGGATCAAGGTGATTCCCACGCTGGCGCTGGTTAAGGACGGGAAGACCAAGGATTACGTGGTAGGATTCACCGACCTGGGGAACACGGACGAGTTCTCCACAGAGGTGCTGGAGTGGAGATTGGGCTGCTCTGACGTCATCAACTACAGGTACACAGACGGGTGTGATTTCCTACAGATAATCACACCTCTAGCTAGGAAGATTATCCGTCTAGGTATTTCCTGTCACGCATGAGGCCATTGGTTCATGTGCGAAGGAATAGAAATCCTTACCTGTTCATGCACAACCGCATGCTGATTTAGTCTTATTAAATGGAATCTAGATAGCATGCTAGcaaatacccatagacttccagtcattgcgctaatgctagtaaCATGGCTCACAAAACTACCTCTTCAACTTTCTTCATACTGGACAGACATAAATGGTGCATATAGACAAAACAGGTCACCTGAATCTGGAAGTGGATAaagagcctcattgccaaaatctcaAATCCTACATCATAACAC containing:
- the LOC115113093 gene encoding thioredoxin domain-containing protein 9-like translates to MASQSMEIMAKALEQQVLQSARMVEEQLDKELGKLERMDDDEMEKLKERRMEALKKSQKQKQEWLSKGHGEYKEIPSEKDFFPEVKESNRVVCHFYRDSTFRCKILDKHLGILAKKHLETKFIKLNVEKAPFLTERLRIKVIPTLALVKDGKTKDYVVGFTDLGNTDEFSTEVLEWRLGCSDVINYSGNLMEPPTLTQKSGSKFTKVEKKTIRGRGHDSDSGSEDD